TTACCTGGGATGCCAATTCCAGTGTCATAAACGTCACAGCAAATCCAAACCGAAGTCTCGTTTTGTTCTTTATCAGTAGCAAAggatggctctgataccactttgaGCTTGATCCCAACCTTGCCTTGATGTGTGAATTTGATAGCATTGCTTATCAAGTTGGTGAGAATCTGCCGAATCcttagaacatctccaaccACCTGAccattgaaaagaaaaaaaaaattaaagattacAATGACTTGTCATCACATTAACTCTTTTTGAGCGATGTGTTGTTTTGTGTATTAACCAAAATAGGAACTTCATCTGCAATGTTTCCTTCTAAAGTCAAATCTTTCTTCAGCGATGCAGCAGCTGTCTGAAGCACGTGCTTCACCACTTCTCTTGGCCTAAACTTTGTAGCTTCTAGTTTCATCACacctaatataaaaaaaaactacacaCATAAACATACAATACTATCATCTTAAAtcaaatactatttttttaCCTGATTCAACCTTGGAGAGATCAAGAATATCGTTTATCAACTGAAGCACCAAATCTCCAGAAGAGATCATGACATTCAACAACTGTCTTTGCTCCTTATCCAGCTTTGTAGTGGAAAGTATCTCAGCCATTCCCACCACTCCTGACAACGGCGATCTTATCTCGTGAGACATTGTCGCCAGCATTTGCTTAGCTCTCATCGTCTCCTCTGTGATGTGGATGGTCTTGGTCAGTTCTGACTCCATTGCCTTTCTCACCGCGTTGTCTTCTCTGAGTTTGGCCATCTTTTCTCTCTTCCTTACCTGATCGGTTACTTCCATTCCCATGTAGTTTATACCGATTTTCTCGCGGGCTTTGTTGTAAACAGGCTCGACGTATATCAAAAACGTCTTTGAACCGAATAGCTCAGTCTCGAATGTtatctctctctttgaagcttTTCCCATTTCAAGAACCTCTCTTTTGAAATCTTCGGACTCTTTAACTCCACCTCCGTGGAATATCTCCACGTCTGTTTTCCCCAAAATGTCCTGACATTAGTAATATACAAAGTTTCACTCATGAGAACGATCAGTAATAGGCATAGgcaaaaacccaaaccgaaatacCTAAAACCAACCTCGAATATCCGAacagtttctatattttttatatctaaaataatcaaaGCTGAACAGAGTCAAATAGATACtcgaatattaaaaaaatatatatatatatatataattaaaatttgctaaaaatatcagaaagtattttaaaaagtatatgaaTTACACTAAATTATTCGAAAGTATCCAAAATAATCTAAATCATCCGACATTTCGataattttatctaaaaatccaataatatattcaaattacTCAAGCTATCCAAAATAAACGAATGGGGATCAAATAGAAACTAGATTTTTCTGGATATTTTCTGGAAGTTCTACAATCTGAACCGTAAATAACACAATAGTAACTAAATCCTCTAACCTTCTATCCGAACTATTTGAAACCCTAAATACGCCTGCTGATATCCAAAATGTCCAGGCCTAATCAGTCTAACAGAACAAAGAAgaaattgctttttttttcaaacctgTTCACGGAGACTAGGGAACTTGTTGTAGATGAACAAGTAGCGCAAATCTTTATCCTGATGACCCATAACAATAGGTGCATTCTGAAGTATGAAATGCAAGAACCCTTCAGCTCTGTTAAGATTCTGAGTCAGCTCTTCCACCGGTGCGGAGTGACTCTCCATAGTCTTCAAACTCTCGTTCAGCTTCTCGATCAGTCTCCTCTCCCTCTCCGTACTCGCTTCAAGCATCTTCTCCAAGCTCAACGCCTTCTGTTTCCAATACGCAACCGTGTCAAACTCCTCATCGATCACAACCCTCTTGCTATCGACCAGCTCATCCCGTTTCTTCTGCCTGAACCTGCGGAAAAGATGGCTCGTCTCATCCAAAACCGGAACGTTCTCGGGCTCCTCGGTCTCGAAGTTATGCTCCTCTATGATCTTCAGCTCTTTGGCCTCGGCTTCTTCTCTCTGCCTAGTGAGGATCTTGAGCTCTTCTCTCAAAAGCCTAACGGCGTGGTCCTGCATGTACTCCCATTGTCTCACGAGGTTGGTGAGTTGAGAGGAGCCTTGGTCGGTCGTGTTCATTAGTTCGGGTAAACGTTTCAGATCAGCCATGGTCCGTTTCTCGGCGATGTCCACTTCTTTCAACGTGTCTGAATCTCCTACGGGTTTCTCGACGTTGAACTGGTTGTCTGCTTGGCTTCCGACATCTTCTGGCCACATGGAAGATAAGACTTCGACGTCCATCTCTTCGATCTGATCAGTCTCCATTTCGCAGACCATTTATCAAAATTTCTCTTTCATACAAGAAACAAAAGCACTCTTTAACTCAACCAGAATCTTGATCTGACCAAGAAACCTGTATAAATATAGCTACAGTTCAGACACAGATAATTAGAAGTGAGGACAATTCATCTTCAGTTTTCAGAATCTTGATCTGTAAATAATATGTAACTAAAATCGAATTTTGAAATTGACTTAAAAAAAGGTGGTAGTGTGGACCAGTTATGGGATTAAACATTCGCGGGAAATTTCAAAATTACGGTTATTAAAAGAAGGCAAGCTTTGAAACTTAACAAACcgaaacaaaaatctaaaaaaacaaagttaatcGGATGAAACTTTCTAAGCAATGATCAGAAAACAATCTGGAGAAGAATTGGatcataaatattatatatcagcGAAATCATGAACTAGAGGGAGTCAATGAGGAAAGCagaaagatgaaaaagaaaaaacaaattaattcaAATGAGAAGCAGAAGGGAAAGAAACAATTTGGAAAAGATTGGATCAGAAgttttactttatatatatggtttcgGTCACCGGAAAATCAACAGATGATGGAAGGATAATGAACAGTGAGTAGATCTGAAGAGAGTCGTCGTCGTCTGTTGTCTTTGGGAGAAGAGAGTaaataaacttcaaaatgaGAGCATTGGGAATAGATTAACCAATGAAGAAAGAGAAATGGCATGTGAATTGTGAAAGATAGGagattaaaataaactaatgcGATTTTACGGAGTAAGAggtcagaaaataaaaaataaaaactggaaggagggagagagggagaggaggaGCATGTGCTTCCCTCAAGAGTACAGAGAGGTTGTCAATGTATATTATATTGGCAAGGAggactctctcttctctcttttttttctctctgcaCGTTTGTTTACTTTCTGAGACCCAATCCGAGTTGAGAATGATACAGAATCCTCctaacttctctctctctctcttcttccaAAAAGCCCTGGTTTCTGCTTATCCGTCATAAATGTGACCGCGCTATACAAGGCTGTGCGTTGACGTCAGGCTCCAGTGAATTTAAGGACCCGCCTTTTTAAAAGTATGAGAGAGAGTAACAAGAAGAACTGGCGTCAATAATTGTTTTCTTTGGTCACCATGCAACATACGGTAGTAATACACTGACGACACTAAACCCAAACAAGCTGCATGCATGTGTGCTTCTcaattatcttttctttataaaattataccCTATGATATGTCGAGTACAAGCCTAATGATATGTTGAGTATTAGGCTAATGATAGTTGAGTATTGTCTTTGTCTCTAATGTTACGCTTTCAGAAAATATGACGGTTGAGTTTGATGACTACGAAAATAACTGttatatcaaaaaataataatgagtTAAAAaggtttaaaataataataataataataatgatgatgatgagtttcGTGATAGATATAATGGATACGGAGCACATAGTATtgtaaattttaagtttttgtgaTGTGCTTTGTAATTCAcgaatatctatttttttatttaatttatttcgttcattttgtttaattcaaataaaactAATACACTATACaagtttattttcaaaaaaattacataatataaaacaggaaatatatgtttcataaattatttaaattaatcaattcttctataaacataaattttataaataattgtagttttataaagatttatatttctttcttaatttaatacttttataagtaattttataaatgatattattaaaactatatgttaaaattatataaaattatacaattaCAACTCTCTGTTTAACTGTAGATATACttctatttatataagaaaCGGAACAGAAGAATATTCAAAcctaatttttttagtatttgtgatttattttgtttctaattaatattaattttgatatttgatttgCTCTGAATACTTGCAGATATCCAGATTTTTCTAATCAAATTGAAACGAATAACTAAACGAATCAAATTAAATGGTTAAAATGTTCTAAGTGCTAATGATAGCTTTATTGTAGTGTTGGCCTTTGAAGGCTCCAACGAGGATAACTCTTGTTGATTCCCCTTTGCCTCTTTCCAGTTATATCATGTGGTTCTACATAGTTTATAGAATGTCAATGTTTgaccaaaacacacacacacacagattCGAATTCGGTCAGGACATTCATGTTTCATGACTATCAGTTGGGAAGTATGATCAATTATTTGAATCTTGTGAAAAGAGGAAAAAAACGGACGACACTGTGcattaaaaatgaataaaattagtTGTCGAAGAATTATCAATCccatttctattttttttataaacatgggaccccaaaatttttttttttatgttacagttaaatctatttaaaacaCGGTTAGATGGTTAATATTTCgactgactggtgtaaccgcagcggttgcggttgcggttgcgggagtttgcgggtgcggatggttgcggttttaagcattttctagagatttgtacgactggtacaactgttagaaattgttgcgtttgcgggactctcatgactggtaaactaccaaacgcaatatctgttaaataataatttaacaatatttacattttatgtaattatgaaaaatattaaaaattataataatatgataaatataaaatttatatttataaaatcatattattcaattttaaaaatttattgaaaatattttagttttgaatttttataatataaattgaaatataatatgaatacattttacaatttctattatttcaattgaaattttttatcggatatttttactattatttttatttattctgtttttaaagaaaaaaatttatcctcccgcaaccgtccgcaaccgcaaacgctagctggaaccagcttttgattttaagaggttcggagcggtttgaagcgatttgtagcgttttctgtgattgtttcgaaacgccaacaaccgctatgaaccgcaaaagctgcgtttgcgggtggtagcggaaaAACCAGTCAGTCCTTGAGTCTACGAACTCCGGTTGAAATCTTTTACCACTAAATAAAAGTGTCTTGGTTAATCTCATTtctatattactaaaataaataatggaATATAAATTTTGGACAAGCTACAGTACactaacaaaataataatcagAATTATTATTAGACTAAAGGGTCTTTaagattattatttaaaaagaaaaaaaaaccaggTAAGCCATTTCTATGTATAGAGACCCCTCCCCGATCTGAACGGCGCTCGAAGGCTTTTGACCCCATCCCGAGTTGCTAGTTATATATCAACATGAGATCAGCCACGAGGAACTATAGTTGACTAACACGTAGTGTATATGCTTTTTTCAGACATGTTTCTTctgtttgtgtgttttgtttgcTCTCGCGCCAAAAATGGACTGTGATTGAGGATTAATTaggataatgttttttttatcgCGTTGGGAGAAAGGCGAGAATGTGGAGATATTAGTTGGATGGTGACACGAATCCTTAAATACCggatttgtttattaatttaattagttaACTCTCGATTGAATCAGgaccattcttttttttttagaaaaaaaaaggtaaactcggatcaatgatgacacaagcctagtcttcgggtggaggtacagcccacggataaACCTTTTCCTGAGcattcaaatgagccgaaagcaatagctcatatccgtgtggccggtaAAGTTTGAACCCGAATTCACCTTATTAGGTTTTTTAAATCTTTCAATCACCACTAGGCCGCCACCACCGATTATCAGGACCATTCTTTCCAACTTTCTTCCTAATAATTACCTTTTATTTGTGTGTATTTGTGTGTGTAATGCTGGATTTGAGAAAGTGAACAACATTAAACTATATATTAGAGGAGAGCATTGCTCTACAAATGCGTCTAGATTTacaatcttaaaaatataatctatagCTCGTTAGACTTAATCCATCTTTTTGCGTGTATTCAAACGGACTTAATCCACCTAGGCACCTATGAACTAAGATTAACATGGGTGCATGTTTTGAAAAGTTTTAAGttgatatatgaaaatatgatatattatttgaatatgATCAATATTTGTGAATTGGTTATTGGAAGGGGCATACAAAGATTCTTTTTTTGAACGACTGAGTTAGTTACTGTCAATAACATTATACctagatttaaaaataatatcctAGTAAACTTAACATGATTACCAAATGTTATCCGAGAATCTTAGAGTAGCATACAGTATAATGAGTCGATGATAAACATAAACCAAGCTGTATGATAGGTTTTGATTATCAACTAGACCTTAAATTCTGTATTAGCAGAGATTCATATTTACAATTTGAATGCATCTTATTAAAATCAAAGTACTAGTATGAATTGATCCTTAaaggaaaattttaattatatataatatcactAAAACTAACTAatcctaatttttatttttcaacattAATTAGTCTTAACAAAATTTTCCTTAagaatacaataattaattttatttatggtCAAAATTAATTTCTGTTTCAAATAacaatatatctttaaaaatttgttaaagTAAGCAATTAATTAATGttagcaatatatatatataaattagtacaaataatatgatataaaatcaacataaaatcatttttaccatttcataaatattaaattaaacatatcaTTTTTTCTACCGAAAAATAAGTAGTCCgtttatattatgtaatatcattattttcaaatctttaaaTATTAGTGTATATGAATAATATACAATTgacacaaaataaataacaattcaAATAATACTTACTTATTGTattactaataattttatatgcgCTAAAAATCTgaagatataaaacaatattcAATATtgtgtatataataaatatattattaaaaacaaaacaaataataatctAATGCTAAAATAGTTCAATAAACATATACAATGTGTTTTTAAAgcttaaaacatatatttgcACAGATgtacggatcaaaatctagttattattataaCTCGAAATTCAAATCCATTactattgtttcattcttttGGTTCCATTATtaaagaatattaaaataaaattctagtATAATTTATGATGAGTAGGGCCATGTCAGAGTTCATTACATTTCTTTTTCTGACAACGAACTTTTCAGTGTCTTAATCATAAGTTCCAATAATCAATCACTCAGAAAGATAGATCTAAAGTAGATCTGTTATGcattgtgtttatttttttttggtgtggaTAGTGAATGAATTTCCCCAATTCCATCCTAAACAGTACCAAAAGCTTCTTATATTAAATATCAATAGTATGTTCTTTATATGCTTCAGGAACATAATCTCTTAATTTCTGGTTACAAAAACTAAATCTCATAAGCAGTGATAGGACTACTAATCGGGCCGGAACAACAAAGAAACCAAATCAATGAATGGACTCTAAAGTTATTGTATGGATGGTTTTGTGAAAGGTAATCCAAAGTGGGTAACACGACTCCGGGATATCTTACCATCACCGTAATTTCATATGTTGAAtcatacttttatttttatatttacaattacCTCAACTGGGACCTTTAAATAGATATCTTAATGGTGGACCAACAgaacaaatttatatatacaactaGGTTAGATTATGTCTCTCATAATTGAACTGGACCTATTATAGATAAGCTTGGTTtggtttttaacattttttacagCCGCTTTTGACTTTCAAGTTTCAAATGCGTAGATTCATGAAGAAATGAATCAAACATAGTTTTCTAAAAAATggcttatttatatatttctgaaAATTTCCAACAACAGGAAATATGTGACAGTGAACTAGTGGTTTCACTTTTCTGAGGTTtcactgatgatgatgatttggaAAAAATCATCAGATTTCATCCGGGACTCCTCTGCAGAAATATTTGCTCAATTTCTTGTGGCATGTTTACTGCAATCACTATGTAATGAAGAAAAATTAACTAAACGAAAACAAAGCGTAAGAAGAACAGTTAAACAGATGGGAAGTAAAATATTTACTACTGTTAAATTAAATTGGAGTTGATGATGGTAGTAGTGGTCAACGTTAGTTTGAGGCTC
The sequence above is drawn from the Raphanus sativus cultivar WK10039 chromosome 7, ASM80110v3, whole genome shotgun sequence genome and encodes:
- the LOC108814270 gene encoding histidine kinase 5-like, which produces MVCEMETDQIEEMDVEVLSSMWPEDVGSQADNQFNVEKPVGDSDTLKEVDIAEKRTMADLKRLPELMNTTDQGSSQLTNLVRQWEYMQDHAVRLLREELKILTRQREEAEAKELKIIEEHNFETEEPENVPVLDETSHLFRRFRQKKRDELVDSKRVVIDEEFDTVAYWKQKALSLEKMLEASTERERRLIEKLNESLKTMESHSAPVEELTQNLNRAEGFLHFILQNAPIVMGHQDKDLRYLFIYNKFPSLREQDILGKTDVEIFHGGGVKESEDFKREVLEMGKASKREITFETELFGSKTFLIYVEPVYNKAREKIGINYMGMEVTDQVRKREKMAKLREDNAVRKAMESELTKTIHITEETMRAKQMLATMSHEIRSPLSGVVGMAEILSTTKLDKEQRQLLNVMISSGDLVLQLINDILDLSKVESGVMKLEATKFRPREVVKHVLQTAAASLKKDLTLEGNIADEVPILVVGDVLRIRQILTNLISNAIKFTHQGKVGIKLKVVSEPSFATDKEQNETSVWICCDVYDTGIGIPENALPCLFKKYMQASADHARKYGGTGLGLAICKQLVELMGGQLTVTSQVNSGSTFTFVLPYKVATSDDHSDDQDEFSDMVDHHQPEPDDTTEGHFQFKPLLGSIYSNGGPVISSNSFLPHKAMLTTTPLKLNNGFVATPSNNTGQSETVQVENGGYMDESRQNCPESGNQYVNGNGRCSSKESESCSSSQASSEGGGVLEMESELTVSSLREEEKTETELKETSKQPKILLVEDNKINIMVAKSMMKQLGYTMDIANNGVEAINAVKDTSYDLVLMDVCMPVMDGLKATRLIRSYEESGNWEAAIEAGVDIKTSENDQAFVRSTDRLPIVAMTANTLAESSEECYVNGMDSFISKPVTLQKLKECLQQYLQ